A genomic region of Limnohabitans curvus contains the following coding sequences:
- a CDS encoding D-hexose-6-phosphate mutarotase has product MANATAAGSAACGELHQGLACQRLTLPCGDTVLVALQGAHVLSWVSQGRERLFLSPNNLWDGQAAIRGGVPVCFPQFNQRGTLPKHGFARNMSWVAGEAVASGDAAHIDFTLSTNADTLAIWQQAFVAVLRVALAPGQLTLTLTVNNTEAQNDLHFTGALHTYLAVDDIDLTELRGLGGRPEWDAVADVHGLADEALYFDGEFDRVYDSAANPLHLQDGTSTLQIEQSPSWANSVVWNPGEGKCAALADMPAHGFARMLCVEAAQVFEPISISAGGQWVGWQRLTVS; this is encoded by the coding sequence ATGGCTAATGCCACAGCCGCCGGTAGCGCGGCCTGCGGTGAGCTTCACCAAGGCCTTGCCTGCCAGCGCCTGACCCTGCCTTGCGGCGACACCGTGCTGGTGGCTTTGCAAGGCGCGCATGTGTTGTCGTGGGTCAGCCAAGGCCGCGAGCGTTTGTTTTTAAGCCCCAACAACCTGTGGGATGGCCAAGCCGCCATCCGTGGTGGTGTGCCGGTGTGCTTCCCCCAGTTCAACCAACGTGGCACTTTGCCTAAACATGGTTTTGCGCGCAACATGAGCTGGGTAGCCGGTGAGGCCGTGGCCAGCGGTGACGCCGCCCACATCGACTTCACCCTCAGCACCAACGCCGACACGCTCGCCATTTGGCAACAAGCCTTTGTGGCCGTGCTGCGCGTGGCGTTGGCGCCCGGCCAGCTGACCCTCACGCTGACCGTTAACAACACCGAAGCGCAAAACGATTTGCACTTCACTGGCGCACTGCACACGTACCTAGCCGTCGATGACATTGACCTGACCGAGCTGCGTGGCTTGGGTGGCCGCCCCGAGTGGGACGCTGTTGCTGATGTGCATGGTTTGGCCGACGAGGCGCTGTACTTTGATGGCGAGTTTGACCGCGTGTATGACTCGGCGGCCAACCCACTGCACCTGCAAGACGGCACAAGCACCCTGCAAATTGAGCAAAGCCCCTCATGGGCCAACTCAGTGGTGTGGAACCCGGGCGAGGGCAAGTGCGCCGCACTGGCCGACATGCCCGCCCACGGCTTTGCGCGCATGCTGTGCGTGGAAGCCGCGCAGGTGTTTGAACCCATCTCAATCTCCGCTGGTGGCCAATGGGTTGGCTGGCAGCGTTTGACCGTTTCTTGA
- the hisA gene encoding 1-(5-phosphoribosyl)-5-[(5-phosphoribosylamino)methylideneamino]imidazole-4-carboxamide isomerase — protein MYLIPAIDLKDGHCVRLKQGDMEQSTTFGEDPAQMALNWVAKGARRLHLVDLNGAFAGTPQNKAAIKAILKAVGHDIPVQLGGGIRDLDTIEKYIDAGLRYVIIGTAAVKNPGFLKDACAAFGGHIIVGLDAKDGKVATDGWSKLTGHDVADLGKKFEDYGVESIIYTDIGRDGMLTGINIDATVKLAQAVSIPIIASGGLSNMADIEQLCAVEGEGVEGVICGRAIYSGDLDFAKAQARADELNG, from the coding sequence ATGTATTTAATTCCCGCCATCGACCTCAAAGACGGACATTGCGTGCGCCTCAAACAAGGTGACATGGAGCAATCCACCACCTTCGGTGAAGACCCAGCGCAAATGGCGCTCAACTGGGTGGCCAAAGGCGCGCGCCGCCTGCACTTGGTGGACTTGAACGGCGCTTTCGCCGGTACGCCACAAAACAAAGCGGCCATCAAAGCCATTTTGAAAGCCGTGGGCCACGACATTCCCGTGCAGTTGGGTGGCGGCATCCGCGACCTCGATACGATTGAAAAATACATCGACGCAGGCTTGCGCTACGTCATCATTGGCACCGCTGCCGTGAAGAACCCCGGCTTCTTGAAAGATGCGTGCGCTGCCTTTGGCGGTCACATCATCGTGGGTCTTGACGCCAAAGACGGCAAGGTTGCCACCGATGGTTGGAGCAAGCTCACCGGTCACGATGTGGCCGACCTCGGCAAGAAGTTTGAAGACTATGGCGTCGAATCCATCATCTACACCGACATCGGTCGCGATGGGATGCTGACGGGTATCAACATCGACGCCACGGTCAAGCTGGCACAAGCCGTGTCGATTCCCATCATCGCCTCTGGCGGTTTGTCCAACATGGCCGACATCGAACAGTTGTGCGCCGTGGAAGGCGAGGGCGTGGAGGGCGTGATTTGCGGTCGCGCCATTTACAGTGGTGATTTGGACTTTGCAAAAGCCCAAGCCCGCGCTGACGAACTCAATGGCTAA
- the hisH gene encoding imidazole glycerol phosphate synthase subunit HisH, with protein MTNKVAVVDYGMGNLRSVAQAVMHAASLVDHAEVVVTSDPQVVRDAHRVVLPGQGAMPDCMRELRESGMFDAVMDAAHKKPLFGVCVGMQMMLDHSAEGDTPGLGLIPGEVVKFDLAGRTQPDGSRFKVPQMGWNQVQPTRPHFMWTDVPDGSYFYFVHSFYARPANPEHSAAQTDYGGLFTCAVARDNIFATQFHPEKSAAHGLALYRNFLHWNP; from the coding sequence GTGACCAACAAAGTCGCAGTCGTTGATTACGGCATGGGCAACCTGCGCTCTGTGGCGCAGGCGGTGATGCATGCGGCTTCTCTGGTCGACCATGCCGAAGTGGTGGTCACGTCTGATCCGCAGGTGGTGCGCGACGCGCACCGCGTGGTCTTGCCCGGCCAAGGCGCCATGCCTGATTGCATGCGCGAGTTGCGCGAGTCCGGCATGTTTGATGCGGTCATGGACGCTGCCCACAAAAAACCTTTGTTTGGCGTGTGTGTGGGGATGCAAATGATGCTCGACCACAGCGCCGAGGGCGACACGCCCGGCTTAGGTCTGATTCCCGGCGAGGTGGTGAAGTTTGATTTGGCCGGCCGCACACAACCCGACGGAAGCCGCTTCAAGGTGCCGCAAATGGGCTGGAACCAAGTGCAGCCCACACGTCCGCACTTCATGTGGACCGATGTGCCCGACGGCAGCTACTTCTATTTCGTGCACAGTTTCTACGCCCGCCCTGCCAATCCAGAGCACAGCGCGGCCCAAACTGACTACGGCGGCCTTTTTACATGTGCCGTGGCCCGCGACAACATTTTTGCGACACAATTTCACCCGGAAAAAAGCGCGGCGCATGGCTTGGCCCTGTACCGCAACTTTCTGCACTGGAACCCTTGA